A part of Nitrospirota bacterium genomic DNA contains:
- a CDS encoding ABC transporter ATP-binding protein: protein MLKVENLRGGYGAIEVLKGIDLEVAEGETVSIIGANGAGKSTALMMISGILPYQSGKILFNGKEISGFSPSKIVSLGILQVPEGRRIFSRLTVLENLELGGFALNRKNASKNQFEYVFALFPLLFERKNQLGGTLSGGEQQMLAIGRALVGQPKLLIIDEPSLGLAPLMVEKIFKMIKMLGAEGLTLLLVEQNARLALSISQRAYVMETGQVTLQGESAQLLNDPRIKTAYLGE, encoded by the coding sequence ATGCTGAAAGTGGAAAATCTTCGAGGAGGATATGGCGCCATCGAAGTATTGAAGGGAATAGACCTGGAAGTTGCCGAAGGAGAGACAGTTTCAATCATTGGTGCGAATGGCGCAGGCAAGTCAACCGCCTTAATGATGATCTCGGGAATATTACCATATCAATCCGGAAAAATTCTATTTAATGGAAAAGAAATTTCTGGGTTTTCGCCTTCTAAAATTGTATCATTAGGCATTTTGCAGGTTCCCGAAGGAAGAAGAATCTTCTCTCGACTGACCGTTCTCGAAAATCTTGAACTGGGAGGATTCGCTCTTAATAGAAAAAACGCATCCAAAAACCAATTTGAATATGTTTTTGCCCTGTTTCCACTTCTCTTTGAGAGAAAAAACCAGCTTGGGGGGACTTTGAGCGGAGGCGAGCAGCAGATGCTTGCGATCGGAAGAGCCCTTGTGGGACAACCGAAGTTACTGATTATCGATGAACCGTCTCTTGGATTAGCCCCCCTGATGGTGGAGAAGATTTTTAAAATGATCAAAATGCTGGGGGCGGAAGGATTGACCCTGCTCCTGGTTGAACAAAATGCGCGGCTCGCCCTTTCAATTTCCCAAAGAGCCTATGTCATGGAAACGGGACAAGTGACCCTGCAGGGAGAATCCGCCCAATTATTAAATGACCCAAGAATCAAGACAGCCTATTTAGGAGAATAA
- the gcvT gene encoding glycine cleavage system aminomethyltransferase GcvT, with the protein MNRTPLFEIHKKLNGKLVEFGGWEMPLFYSGVVAEHKGVRTDVGLFDICHMGRLIVQGADAESFLQKTTVNNVALLVPGKAHYSLVCNLQGGVKDDIFIYKKGDSDFFICVNASNREKIFRWFLDQKGQSRVSIEDASQRLGMLALQGPKAPRLLEKILGKKFRPLKHAEFFEEEISGVSAMIARTGYTGERGYEFYYPASESEKLWALFMKMGQDEGIIPVGLGARDTLRLEMGYALYGHELGEDISPLEADLAKFVYFDKPFIGKESLQKMQEKELSRILIGFELKIKNVPRQHCRLFQGDQEIGEVTSGNLTPSVQKGIGMAFIQTSWAREGTEFSVLIRDKKIPAVVTKRPFYKKK; encoded by the coding sequence ATGAACCGGACGCCGCTTTTCGAAATTCATAAAAAATTGAATGGCAAATTAGTCGAGTTTGGAGGATGGGAAATGCCCCTCTTTTATTCCGGCGTCGTCGCGGAGCATAAAGGGGTCCGGACAGATGTGGGGCTCTTTGATATCTGCCATATGGGGAGATTGATCGTCCAAGGGGCTGACGCGGAATCTTTCCTGCAAAAAACGACGGTTAACAATGTCGCATTGCTTGTCCCGGGCAAAGCCCACTATTCGCTGGTCTGTAATCTTCAGGGAGGAGTGAAAGATGACATCTTCATTTACAAAAAAGGGGACAGTGATTTTTTTATCTGCGTGAATGCGTCTAACCGGGAAAAGATCTTTCGCTGGTTCTTAGACCAGAAAGGGCAATCCCGGGTTTCAATCGAAGATGCAAGCCAAAGGCTGGGAATGCTGGCGCTCCAGGGGCCAAAGGCGCCGCGACTTCTTGAAAAAATTCTGGGGAAAAAATTCCGGCCGTTAAAACATGCCGAATTTTTCGAAGAGGAGATATCAGGCGTTTCCGCAATGATTGCAAGGACCGGTTATACGGGAGAACGGGGTTATGAATTTTATTATCCGGCCTCCGAATCCGAAAAATTATGGGCCCTCTTTATGAAAATGGGCCAGGACGAAGGGATTATCCCGGTCGGCCTAGGGGCGAGAGATACGCTCAGGCTAGAGATGGGCTATGCCCTCTATGGGCATGAACTGGGAGAGGATATTTCTCCCCTGGAGGCCGATTTGGCAAAATTCGTCTATTTTGACAAGCCCTTTATTGGAAAAGAGTCTCTGCAGAAAATGCAGGAAAAAGAACTTTCGAGAATCTTAATCGGTTTCGAATTAAAGATAAAAAATGTTCCACGCCAGCATTGCCGGCTTTTTCAGGGTGACCAGGAGATCGGCGAGGTCACCAGTGGAAATTTAACTCCCTCTGTTCAGAAAGGAATAGGGATGGCCTTTATCCAGACCTCCTGGGCTCGCGAAGGGACCGAGTTTTCGGTTTTAATTCGAGACAAGAAGATTCCGGCGGTGGTAACCAAAAGGCCGTTTTACAAGAAGAAATAA